The following nucleotide sequence is from Brachyspira suanatina.
GCCGCCTTTATTTTTATAATCATTAACATAGAATCCTTTTCCTTTAAAAATGATACCGCTATTTAAAGATATCATTCTTTTTGCCTCGCTTCCGCATTCAGGGCAAGTCGCTTTAGCTTCAGCGGTTATTGATTGAAATTCTTCAAATTCATGTCCGCATTTTTCACATTTATATTCATAAGTAGGCATAATTTTTTCCTTTTTAAACTAAAAATTAAATTATAATTTAATAATATATTATTTAAACAAAAATCTGTCAAGTGAATTTATTTCTACATTATTATATTAGTATTTTATAATAATAAATTTTGATAATTTTTGTACTTAAATTAAATAAAGTAATATAATTATAGTATAGCTTTATTTATTTCATTAAATTTTTCTTTTAAAAGCATCATATAATCATGATATTTATTTGCAAGATTATCATCAGGTTCTATGATTGTACTGCCAATCAAAGAATTTCTTATATCATCTAATGAAATTTTTTTTCCTAATAATAAAACAGCAGATACAGCAGCACCAAGAGAAGCACCTCCTGAAGGAAGTATTTTTATAGGGCATTTCCAAATATTTGCTATTATTTTTAATATTTCTTTATCTTTTGTGGGACCTCCTGTAACAGCAATATCTATTTTATGAGAAGAAGTAAATTGCTCAGAGTATAAAGCTACTAATCCCAAAGAACTTAATACTATTCCTTTATAGTCACTATCAAAAGAAGGAGCTGAATGATATCTTTTTATAGGGAATGCTCTGCTTATAGGCACTGATTCATTTTCTTTCTGCCATAGAACAAGAGGCATATTGTCAATATTTTTTTCTAAAGATTCTGTAATTTCTTTATAATCTCTAGTATATAATTTCATGACTTCATCCCATAATATAGCACCATTAGTTCGGCAGAATATCATAAAAGGATTTCCTATTCCATCATACATAGCATTTGATACTCCAGAATAATCTCTGCTGTTCTCATCAATATCAAGCATATAGACAAAACTAGTTCCTAATGATAATATATCTCCTTTATATAAAACCTTTGTTTGAGGATTATCACCGCTTCCTATTCCAACTATACATTCGCTGTCAAATCCATATTTTTCTATAAAATATTCGCTTACATATCCCGCAAAACTAGAAGGATCATTTATACTTCCTAATTTTTCTTTTAAATCATTTGATACAGTATTTAATAAAGTGTCATTCCATTCCCTTTTTGTATAATCCATTAAACTCATTCCTGAAGCATTTCCAAAATCTACAGGTATATTATCTTTTGCTGTTAATATTGATGCTATAAATGTATTTAATAAAAATATTTTGTATGTGTTTTTTGATAAGTCTTGATTATTATCAAAATTATATTTTATTACAGCACCTGTAAATCTAAGAGGAGAATTTGAAGCTGTTATTTTTATCATATTATCCTTTCCGCCTACTGCATTTCTCAATTCTTCAGCCTGTTTTTGAGTGCATGAAGTTCTCCATATAGGAGCATAATCATAGGAATATGAATTATTTAATATTTCAGCTAAACTATTATTTACTGATGATTTTTCCCTTAATTTTTCTATATTCGATTTATATTTTTCTGAAAGATAAACATGTCCATGCTGCTGAGCTGATATTTGTATTGCTTTTATATCTTTAGTATTGAATTGTTGTTTGAGCTGTAACAGAGCTTTATCTAATGCTGCTAAAAAAATATTTATATCCTGTTCAGCCTTTCCTTTTATATTTGAATCTATTAACAATGTATTTTTATTCATTTTTGAATATTTCATTTCTTCCAATGAATTGAATGGTATAGAAATATTTAATTCATTTTTATAATTTTCACAATTTATAATGCTTAAAGTGATACTTTGTGTACTTAAATCTATCCCTAATGTATACATACTATTATCCTTCAAAATATTTGTTAAATTATTTTGTTAAAAACTATACATTAAAGGTATAAAAAATATATATGAAAAATTATTTTTTTAATATATTTTTGAAAATTAATTTATGTATTTTAATATTTGTAAAAACTGTATAAATATTTGTATGAGATTTAAAACTTATATATTATTTTTTGGCATGTTCAAGCATTTCTTCAGCATGTTTAATGCTTGCTTCTGTGATTTCTTTTCCTGTTATCATTCTTGCTATTTCTTTAACTCTCATACTATCATCAAGTTCTTCAATAGTTGATGTAACGATATCATCACCTTCATTCTTTGTAACTTTAAAATGATTATTAGCATATATTGCAATCTGTGCCAAGTGAGTAACGCTAAGCACCTGCTTTCTTTTTGATAATGCTGCTATTTTTTCACCTATAACTTCGGCAATCCTTCCGCCAACTCCAACATCTATTTCATCGAATACACAAGTTTCACAATAGTCCCCTAAAGAAAGTACATTTTTCAATGAAAGCATTATTCTTGATATTTCACCGCCTGATGCAATTTTTCTAAGAGGCTGAAACATACTTTGCTTATTTGGCGCTATTATAAATTCTATATTATCAATACCAGTAGAATTAGCTTTTAAATTAGATCCGTCTATATTAAGTATACCGTCATCATCTTCATCTAAAGTTATTTCAACATCAAATTTCGTAGATGACATACCTAAATCATTCATCTCGCTTTCTATTGCTTTAATAAAATCATCTTTTCTGTTATGTCTTATATCAGATATTTCTTTTGCAAGTATAGAAGTTTTTTTTCTTAATTCTTCTATTTCTTTTTTTAAGTTTTCAATATCCTCTTCAGAGAAATTGAGAGAGTCTAATTTTTCTTTAGCTTCTTTGGCATAAGATATTATTTCTTTTATATTAGAACCATATTTCTTTTTTAGATTATTAATGAAGAAAAGTCTCTCATTAAGAGATTGAAGTTCTTCAGGATCAAATTTTGTTTTTGATCTTATTTCTGTTAAAACAGTTTTTATATCTTCAAGATTTAATGTTATACCTTCTATCTGTGATGCAATATCTGAAAGTCTGCTGTCGTATTTTGATATGCTTTGTAATGCTGAAATACTTCTTGTTAATTTTGTATAAGCTCCTGATTCGCTTCCAAATATATCCTTATTAATAGAAGAAAGTGATGAAGCTATGCTTTCTGCATTTGACATCATAGTAATATCATTTTTTATATCATCATCTTCATTTGGCTTTAATTTAGCTTTTTCTATTTCATCTATAGCATATTCTAAAAAAGATTTTTCTTTTAATATGTTATTTTTATTCTGAGATATTTCATTATGCTGCTTTATTAATTTTGTAAGCTTATTATAATGATTTTTATAATTTTCTAATTTATCATCGATATTTAAATAACTATCATAAAAGTTTAAATGATTAGCAGGATTAAAAAGAGACTGATGTTCATGCTGTCCATGTATATCTACTATTAAATCACCAAGCTCTTTTAATTCAGCAACTTTAACGCCTACATTATTTATAAATGATTTGCTTTTTCCATCTTTAGTAATTTCTCTTTTTATATTAAGCTCATCATTATTAATTTCTATATTCCATTCTTTTAATTTATTTTTTACGATATCTGCAGATGACTGAAGAGAAAAATTTCCTGAGACTATTAATCTGTCTCCATTAGCTCCAACCATTCTAGTAGAGCCTTTTTCACCTGTAATGAGTTCTAATGCACTGATTATAATACTTTTACCAGCACCAGTTTCTCCTGTAAGCACATTAAAACCGCTGCTGAAATTTATTTTTAATTTATCTATTAATACAAAATTTCTAATTTCGAGATATTTAAGCATTATCTACCCCAATTAAGTTTATTCCTAAGTATATCATAAAATAGTCTTTTTGAACTTTGAAATATATAACAATTTTTATTGCTGATTTTTGCTATTATCTTATCATCATTTTTAAATTGACATATATCATATCCGTCTATTGTTATCATAGCCTTTAATGATTTTTCTGTCAATTCTAACTCTATATTATCGCATTTAGGAATAACAAGCGGTCTGAAAGTCAATGAATGAGGCGCTATAGGTACAAAAGATATTGCATCAATGGTAGGGGCAAGTATAGGACCTCCGGCACTTAAAGCATAAGCTGTTGAACCTGTGGGAGTTGCTATTACAACACCATCGCCAACTATTGAAGATATTAATTTACCCGATATTGTAATGTTTATATATATTGCTCTGCCGTCACATTTTCCTAAAACTAATTCATTTACAGCAAGATATTCTTTATATGCCTTATTTCCTTTTGAATAAATATTTACAGATAATAATGTTCTAGGCTCTATTTCATATAATGTTTTTTTATCCTCAAAATATTCTTCTAATATTAAATATGCTTCTTCAGGAGGTATTTCTGAAATAAACCCTAATGTACCATTATATATAGGAAGAACTGATATATCGTATTTTATAGCTATTTTCAAAGCGGAAAGCAATGTTCCATCTCCACCTATTGATATTAACATTGACACATTTTTTAATTCTTTTGCTGCTTTTTTTATATTATTGTGAGATGATATATCATAATCTATTATTATAGCTTCTATATTATATTTTTTTATTATACTATTTATTTTTTTTAAAATTCCATCAGTATCAGTTCTAAGAACATTAACTATGATTCCTATTTGTTGCTTTTTTCTATTGTTCATAATTATTAATATTGATTTAATTAAAAAAAATTTCTATTAATTATACCAAACAGTTATCAATATATCAAGTTTTATATTGATAATTTTTTATTTTTATAATAAACTATCTACTATGATACTATTTAGTTTAATTTATTTTTTATTAAGTTTTATTTTTACATTATTATGCGTAATTATTGCATTTTCAGCTTATCCTTTTATAAGATTATTCTCTAAAAGAAAAGCTTCACAATATGTTCATAGTATGGCGAAATTTTGGGGAAGCTCATTAATGAAAATGGCATTTATTTCTTTCAATATTGAAGGAAAAGAAAATTATGATCCTAGTAAAACTTATTTATTAACACCAAATCATCAAAGTGCATTTGACATATTTGCATGCTTCAGCATATTTAAGAAATCATTTGCATTCGTTTCAAAGGATACTTATGGAAAAGTACCTTTAATTGGTTTTGGTATGTCGCTTTCTAATTATATATTTGTTAAAAGAGGTACTGTTGGTGCTGTAAAATCTATAGATGATATGGAAGACAGATTAAAAAATAACATAAGTGTGGTTATTTATCCTGAAGGAACAAGAAGCGCTACTGGTGAAATAAAAAAACCTAAAAGAGGAATATTAAAAATAGCAGAAAGATGTTCAGATATACCTGTTCTGCCTGTAGTTATATATGGTACTAAAGATATTATGAAAGCTAGAACTATTAAAATTACTCCATTTAAAAAGATAACTGTTAGATTTTTAGAACCTTTCTATTTCAAAGATATAAATGGCGATGATAATGCTAAATTAGATTATTGGTATGATATTATGACTAAAAATTATAATGAATTAATAGATAAATTAATTTCAAAATAAATTTTTTTAATTATATAAAATCAATATAAACAATACTAATTAGTATATTTACTAATAAATGTTTTCAGTAAAATTTTACACATTACAATCATACTAAAAATTGATTAATTTAAAATATTTTTACTAATAAACTTACTTATTCATAATTATTGTATATTAATTATTATATTTGTTATTTGATAGTAATTTATATATTACATATATAACAAAAAAATGTACATTATTTTCATACTATACTTGAAAAAAATAATCTTCATATTATAATATTCAATAATATATACATATTATGTGTTTATATTAAACAAAAAAATCACTTAACAAATTAGGAGTATAAAAGTGAATATTAATAATAACGCTTCTCAGTTAAAAAAAGAGATTTTGGTAAAGATAGCATTAATGTTTATTGAGGATAGACTTATAGAAGATATTGACAGATTACCTATAGAGATAATACCTAGAGATAGCAAATCTATAAGATGCTGTATACACAACGATAGAGAAATCATCAAAAATAGAATTATGGCAAGACTTGGAATAAGTGTTGAAGGTAAAGAGGATAGCGGAATACCATTATCTGAATATGCTAAATTGGCATTAGATAGAGATAAACCTACTTGGCCTATGCTTACTGTATTAGATGAGGCTTGTAATGCATGTGTAAGAGCTAATTTTATGGTTACTAATGCTTGTCAGGCTTGTTTGGCTAGACCTTGTATGGTTAACTGTCCTAAAGATGCCATAACTATATTAGATGAAAAAAGAGCTCATATAGACAGCTCTAAATGTATAAACTGCGGATTATGTTTAAAAAACTGTCCTTATCATGCAATCATTTATATACCTGTACCTTGTGAAGAATCTTGTCCTGTAGGTGCCATTAATAAGAATGATCAGGGAAAAGAAGTAATAGATTATCATAAATGTATATTCTGTGGAAACTGTATGAGAGAATGTCCTTTCAGTGCTATGATGGATAAGGGACAGCTTTTAGATGTACTTAAGCATTTAAAGGCAGATGAGAAAGTTAATGTAATGTATGCTCCTGCTATAGCTTCTCAGTTTAATGCTAAACCTGGGCAATTAAAAAGTGCTTTATTAAAAATAGGATTCAATAAAGTTTGGGAAGTTGCTTTGGGTGCTGATGTTACTTCTGACAGAGAAGCTGCAGAATTCGAAGAGAGAATGGAAAGAGGAGATAAATTAATGACCACTTCATGCTGTCCTGCTTATGTTAAAGCTGTTAGAAAGCATGTACCTGAACTTATTCCTTGTGTATCTGAGACTAGAACTCCTATGCATTATACAGCTGAAATGATGCATGAAGATGATCCTGAAGCTGTTAATGTATTTATAGGACCTTGTCTTGCTAAAAGAAGGGAAAGTATAGATGATGATTTAGTAGATTATTGTTTATCTATGGAAGAACTTGATGCTTTATTCATAGCTACAGGTACAGATGTGGCAAAAGAACCTGATTTAAATATAGAAACTGTTCCTACTGCTTCCGGAAGAAAATATGCTGTAAGTGGAGGTGTTGCCGAAGCTGTTAAAGTAAGATTAAAACACCCTGAAAAATTGAAAGCTACTGTTATTAACGGACTTGATAAAGAAGGTATGAAACAGCTAAAAGGCTATGGAAAGGTTCAGTCTGGAGAAATTCCTGTTACAGATGATACACCTAATCTTGTTGAGGTTATGGCTTGTAATGGAGGCTGTGTTGGAGGACCTTGTGTAGTTAAAAATCCTAAAGCTGCTGCTGTTCAATTACAAAGATACGCTTCTACAGGTACTGAGGTGAAAAAAGACTAATAATTTTATTTTATAAAATTTAATAAACAAAAAAGGCAGAAGTCTTATATTAGACTTTTGCCTTTATTTTTTATATAATTATCAATCAGTTAATAATTTTTCTATATTTTTTAAATTTCTTGCTTTAGCATAATATAGCGCATCATGCCCATTTTTATCTTTTATAGTTTTATCAGCACCATGTTCTAATAAAAGCTTAACTATTTCTACATAATTTAAACTATCATTTCCAAGTATAGTAACTTCAAGTAAAGCTGTAAAAGATAAATGATTTATATGATTTACATCTATATCAGTGTTTTCAAGAAGGAATTTTACTGTACCAAGATGTCCTTTTTCACATGCTGGTATTAAGGCATTTCCGCCAAAAATATTTAATACATTTCTAGTATCAGCTTTTTCATATGTGAGTTTTACTATATCAAGCATTCCATTTGCACATGCATATAGAAAAGGTGAATTTAATTTTGCATCTTGTATATTAACATCAGCACCATTATCAACTAAAAGCTTAACCATTTTTACATAATTTTTATATGTAGCTATCATTAAAGGGGTTCTCTTTTTTTCATCTTGTAAATTTACATTTATACCCATTTCTATATATTCTTTTACAGATTTAATATCTCCGCTATGTACAGCAGAAAAAAAATCACTTCTAGTATCTGCAAATAAAGCAATATTCGTATATAAAATAAAAGCAAATATAAAAAATAATTTCATAATTACTCCAAATATATTTAATTTATTCATTATTTAAATATAACAAATCTTTTTTTGATTAGTTTTATTAATATAGTTTAATTATAGTTTTTACAACTATATAAAAGTACATTATAAATAGAGTTTTTATTATATTTTTAATAATGATATTTAAAAAATATCCGAATAATTATTAAAGAAATATAATAGTAATTGGGACTTGAAAGTGCATTATATAGGTTTTTTAATAGCTTTTATTTTATATTTTACAGCCAACTTAAATGCTGTTGTTTATGATGTTTTTTCTAATACAAATAACATTTATTATAGTACATTAAATAATTTTACTAATAGTTATATATTATATGATAGTGACTCGGCACTTAACTACTTAACAGGAGACACTGCACTTGATTCTAGTATTTTACAGGGACTTATATACAGTAAAGATATTAAAAGTATAGAAGGTGCCAATGGAGGAGATGCTGTATTTTTTCATAATATTAAATCTTATATAAAACTTGATTATTATACAGGAGATGGTACACATAACTTTGAAGATACTATGACAAGTTTTACTTTGGAATTTTATTTGAATCCTTATAAAATAAGAATGAATTCTCAAGTACTATCAAAAACAGCTATATATAATGAAAACGGTATTACAAAATCTTCAGGCATAAAAGCTAATATTGTTAATGGAAGATTAGTTTGGCAGTTTAATAATTTATTCTCTTATAATGGTGTATATACAAATGTTATGTTAACTCAAGGAGAATATTTAAAAGAGAATGAATGGAGACATCATAGTGTAAGTTTCAATGCTGCTACAGGAAAATTAGTAAAATATATAGACGGACTTGAAGAGCAAGTGATATATTTAACTAGTACTGGCGATGAAACAGGTTCTCCTTATACTATAGAATTTGATAATATAAAATTGGATCCTTTATATTTAGGAAATGGTTTTATAGGTGGACTAGATGCTTTTTATTTTACACCTCGTTATAAGCAGACTTTTAATTTATATCCTTATACAGCAGATGGTGAAATAATAAGTAAAGTTATAGATTTTGAAAATAAAAATACATTTATTGACTCTATAAATTATATTGGAAATTCTACAAATGGAAGTTATATAGATTTATATTATAGAACTTCAGATTATTATTTTGCCCCTGAAGATGTTAATATAGCTTGGGAGCCTTTAAAAAATCATACTAATATAATGACAAATACAATGACTAGATATGTTCAAGTTAGAGCAGTATTAAAGAGCAATGTAGATAGAAATGTTACACCTGTATTGAATAATGTTTCTATAAATTATCATAATCCAAGAAAGCCTTTAGTACCATCTAATTTAACAGCTACTGCAATGAATGGAACTTCTGTTATGTTAAAATGGAATGGCTCTCATGAAAATACATCAGGATATAAAATTTATTATGGAACAAAATCAGGAGTATATAATGAAGCACAATATACGCCTATAATAACAGAAAATGTAAATGAATATATAATAGAAGGACTTGAAGAAGGAAAGGTTTATTATTTTACCGTTACAGCTATAGGCGGAGAGGGCGGAAATATAGAAAGCAGTTTTTCTGAAGAAGTTTATGTAAGACCAATTCAATAAAAAGGAGTATGAACGTGTCTACTAATACTAAAGCAATGAAATTAAGTAATCTTGCCGAAGAATTATTAAAAAAAGGAGTAAATGAAGAGGCTATAGAAGCCTTGAAAAGAAGTATGAGATTAAGTACTTCTGATGATATGAAAGCATATTTACAAGTTGCTGTTTCTTTATTTGAAAACGGCGATTATGAACATGCTAAAATATTTTTAAATACTTTTTTAGAATATTGGATGGCAGCCGAAGCATATTTCATTTTAGGAGCTATTGCTAAAAAAGAATATAGATTAGAAGAAGCTTTTGAACTTTACAGAAAAGGTATTACTTTATATACTTCATCAAACCTTAATCCTTATTATGAGTTTTTATCTTTATGTACACTTCTTAAAGAAGAAGATAAAGGATTGGAAACTGCTAAAAATGTACTTAAAATCAATTCTAAAGATAGAGTTGCTTTGGTTTATATGGCTAATTATTTCTTTAGAAATAAACTTTATAAAGAAGCTATGAATTTTTATAAAATATTAGTTGATAATAAGCTTGCTGATCATAATGACTACCATTATTATGGAGTTTGCTTGCATGAAATTAAAGATTATAAAAAAGCAGAAAATATGTATTTGCAAGCATTAGCTATGTATCCAGCTGATACTCCTGAAGTGTTGGCTCTTAAAAATCTTAGAAGCAAAACATTAAAAGACAATTATCCTAATTTAAAAGAAAGTAAAGAAAAATATACAAATAAAATAAAAGAAAATCCTGAATCAAGTGATTATTTCCATTTAGGCAATATTGAATTTATTGATGGAAATTATGAAAAGGCAGCAGAATTCTATTCTAAAGCTAAAGAAGTTTATGAAGAGAAGGTTTGCATTTTATAAAATATTCTAAAAATTATTTTTATATCGTTTCTATTAGATATAATTACATTGTCTTTAATAAATTAAGTATATAAATTTAATTTATTAAAAATAATAAACATACAAAATATAACTTTATAATGTCAAATTATTGCATTTAATTTTTTTTATAGTATAATATAGAAATATATTATGAATAAAATTATTTATATTTTCTCTATTTTAATTCTTTTAATATCATGTAATATTAAAAAAGAAGATGAAAGTAAAGATACAAATATCAAAATAAAAGTAGGATATTTGTATGAATTTGCCGGAGCTTCTGCAATTGCAATAGCAAAAGAAAAAGGTTTTTTTGAAGAAGAAAATCTAGATGCAGAACTATTTGAATTTTTCAATGGTCATGCTGCAATTTTATCTATGGTTTCTAAAGAAATAGATTTTACATATATAGGACATGCAGCACATTCGCTAATTATAAACGGAGATGTACAAATATTAATACCAAATGGAATAAGCAAAGGCGAAAAAATAATAACAGGAAAATGGACAGGTATTAATAACATTTCTGATTTAAAAAGAAAAACTATAGCAACTCATTTTGGTACTTCAAGTGCCACTATGCTTAATGCGATATTGGAAAAGAATAATATAAAACTAGAAGATATAAATTTAACAAATATTAATATCACTAATCTTGATGATGCTCTAATAAATAAAGAAGTTGATGCTGTCTCAATATGGGATCCATACACCAGACAAATTACTGAAAAAATTCCAAATGATTATAAAATATTGGCTGATATTGCAAATTATAGTAATGAAATTATATTAACAAGCAGTTTTGTATCAACATCAGAATATATTAACAATAATCCGGATACCGTAAAAAAATTCTCAAGAGCAATATTAAAAGCTATGGATTATAGAAAAAATAATATATATGAAGCTGTAGAAATTACAGCAAAACTTACTGGAAATGATATAGAATCAGTAAAAAAAGAAATAGATACAGGAATATGGTTTTCTTCATCAGATATAAAAAATGCATGTGATTCAGGAAAAATGATAAAATGGTATGAAGCACAGCAAAATATATTTTTAAATTCTAATATTATTAAAAAATCTCTACCTGTAACAAACTATATACAATTATCAATCCTTACAAATATATTAAATAGTTTATAATACTATCCTAGCACCTATACTTCTAAATTGCTCTATAAAATTAAATGATGATTTATTTATAGACTCTGCATCATCTATAATTATATCTCCATCAGAAATAGAAGAAGCAACTGCAAGTGCCATAGCTATTCTATGATCATTATGAGAAGTAGTATTTCCTCCTTTAAGTCTTTCAACACCTTCTATTAATATTTCATCTTCAGTTACTTCTATATTTGCCCCTATTCTTGAAAAACTATCCATTAAATCATTTATTCTATCACTTTCTTTATATCTTAATCTGCCTGCATTATATAATCTGGTTTTACCTTTTGCTGTGGCAGCAAGAGTTGTTATTATAGGACCTAAATCTGGTATATTGGACATATCTATATCAAGAGCATTTAATCTATTTGTTTTTTTCACAGTAATAGAATTATCATCATTATAAGAAACAGAAGCACCCATAAATTTTAATATATTAAGTATTTCTTTATCACCTTGAATAGAATATTTATTAAGACCATATAATGTAGTCTCTCCTCCCAAAGCACCAGCAGCGGCAAAAAAAGCAGCATGCGACCAATCTGACTCTACTTCATAATCAA
It contains:
- a CDS encoding ABC transporter substrate-binding protein — encoded protein: MNKIIYIFSILILLISCNIKKEDESKDTNIKIKVGYLYEFAGASAIAIAKEKGFFEEENLDAELFEFFNGHAAILSMVSKEIDFTYIGHAAHSLIINGDVQILIPNGISKGEKIITGKWTGINNISDLKRKTIATHFGTSSATMLNAILEKNNIKLEDINLTNINITNLDDALINKEVDAVSIWDPYTRQITEKIPNDYKILADIANYSNEIILTSSFVSTSEYINNNPDTVKKFSRAILKAMDYRKNNIYEAVEITAKLTGNDIESVKKEIDTGIWFSSSDIKNACDSGKMIKWYEAQQNIFLNSNIIKKSLPVTNYIQLSILTNILNSL